A region of Brevinematales bacterium DNA encodes the following proteins:
- a CDS encoding chemotaxis protein CheA, which translates to MENLLVLIRDGKIRITRDLIDVIFYGIDLLRTLVSIMETLSFDIIKMRESFLKVDIFSYIDLIRRILSQYETKKIGEILAEEGKLTKEEILSILQKQSETDDKFGTIAVREKMVSAEDVQDAIRKQTSVTKKVSYVKVSNERLNTLIDIVGELVINQSMLRQVIDSERKLTRRDTSGDDSVTGVEKIISQLEGITTNIKNIVLSMGMVPITEVFNKLRVVIRNTSNELHKTVIVDIHGEDTELDRNVVEAIYDPLVHMVRNSVDHGIESPEERTRRGKDKVGRISVSAEHRGNGIQIIIEDDGAGIDKDVIMRKGIERGLITEEQSREMTDKEIYNLLFLPGFSTAKKVTEVSGRGVGLDVVRKNIDEIHGKVEITSELGKYTRFIIRLPLTLAIIEGFVIQIAENNYVLPFNSVDEILVPQADQVKEMDDGSKMLYNRGNYIPLIFSTAIFSREYEVKDVNSQILAVIISHENKNYGILVDRIIGKQEIVIKNLGESLSHLSIFSGGTIFGDGAIGFVVDIEGFLDAAKNKEENNNHKFLKKGMAELKQDAGQE; encoded by the coding sequence ATGGAGAACCTTCTCGTACTGATTCGCGACGGGAAGATACGGATTACGCGCGATCTGATCGATGTGATTTTCTACGGGATCGATCTCCTCCGCACCCTTGTTTCCATCATGGAAACCCTGAGTTTCGACATTATTAAAATGCGGGAAAGTTTCCTGAAAGTGGATATTTTCTCCTACATCGACCTGATCCGGCGAATCCTTTCCCAATACGAGACGAAGAAGATCGGCGAAATACTAGCCGAAGAGGGAAAGCTGACGAAGGAAGAAATCCTGTCCATCCTCCAGAAACAGTCCGAGACCGACGATAAATTCGGGACGATCGCTGTGCGTGAAAAGATGGTCTCTGCCGAAGATGTACAGGACGCCATCCGCAAACAAACCTCGGTTACCAAGAAAGTCAGCTATGTGAAGGTATCCAACGAGCGCCTGAACACGTTAATCGATATAGTCGGGGAACTGGTGATCAACCAGTCGATGCTCCGGCAGGTGATCGACAGCGAAAGGAAACTGACCCGCAGAGACACCTCGGGAGACGACAGCGTGACGGGTGTGGAAAAAATTATTTCCCAGCTCGAGGGTATCACGACCAATATCAAGAACATCGTACTATCTATGGGAATGGTGCCGATTACGGAAGTTTTTAACAAGCTGCGCGTCGTCATCAGGAATACATCCAACGAACTTCATAAGACCGTGATAGTGGATATCCACGGCGAGGATACGGAACTCGACAGGAATGTGGTCGAGGCGATCTACGACCCGCTCGTACATATGGTACGCAACTCGGTGGATCACGGTATCGAATCTCCCGAGGAGCGGACGAGACGCGGAAAAGATAAGGTCGGCAGGATTTCCGTATCGGCGGAACACCGCGGTAACGGTATCCAGATTATTATAGAAGACGACGGCGCGGGGATCGACAAGGATGTCATTATGCGAAAGGGTATCGAACGCGGGCTGATCACCGAGGAACAATCCCGCGAGATGACCGACAAGGAAATCTATAATCTCCTCTTTCTGCCGGGATTTTCCACCGCGAAGAAGGTGACCGAAGTTTCCGGGCGCGGCGTAGGACTGGACGTTGTCAGGAAGAATATCGACGAGATACACGGGAAAGTCGAGATCACGTCGGAACTAGGCAAGTATACCCGTTTTATCATCCGGCTCCCGTTAACGCTCGCGATCATCGAGGGGTTTGTCATTCAGATCGCGGAGAACAATTATGTGCTCCCGTTCAACTCGGTCGACGAGATACTGGTTCCGCAGGCCGATCAGGTCAAGGAAATGGATGACGGGAGTAAAATGCTGTATAACCGCGGGAACTATATCCCGTTGATCTTCTCCACCGCTATTTTCTCGCGGGAATACGAAGTAAAGGATGTAAATTCACAAATTTTAGCGGTAATTATTTCGCATGAAAATAAAAATTATGGTATATTAGTGGATAGGATAATCGGGAAACAGGAAATAGTGATCAAGAATCTCGGGGAGAGTCTGAGCCATCTATCGATTTTCTCCGGGGGCACTATTTTCGGCGACGGGGCGATCGGGTTTGTCGTGGATATCGAGGGATTCCTCGACGCGGCGAAAAATAAGGAAGAAAACAATAATCATAAATTTCTCAAGAAAGGCATGGCGGAATTAAAACAGGATGCCGGTCAGGAATAA
- a CDS encoding purine-binding chemotaxis protein CheW, translating to MADNATKYLVFNINDEDYGVPISKIREVIRFVKITPIHEASDFLKGVINLRGKIIPIIDMRAKFGMQEQDYSDRTVFIIVDIMGAKEVFNLGMSVDAVQDVVSIKEEDVEKTPDIGLRLKSQYLDGIAKVGEHMIMMLNMDKILGSDEVVEIREFNEKHLDVQEAKAI from the coding sequence ATGGCTGACAATGCGACCAAGTACTTGGTATTTAACATCAATGACGAGGACTACGGTGTGCCGATCTCGAAAATCCGCGAGGTCATCCGTTTCGTGAAAATCACGCCTATTCACGAAGCGTCCGATTTCCTGAAAGGGGTGATTAACCTTCGCGGGAAGATCATTCCGATCATCGACATGAGGGCGAAGTTCGGGATGCAGGAGCAGGATTATTCCGACCGCACCGTTTTTATTATCGTGGATATCATGGGCGCGAAGGAAGTGTTCAACCTCGGGATGTCGGTGGACGCGGTTCAGGATGTGGTCAGTATCAAGGAGGAGGATGTCGAGAAAACTCCCGATATCGGGCTCCGCCTGAAGAGCCAGTACCTCGACGGGATCGCGAAGGTGGGCGAGCATATGATTATGATGCTGAATATGGACAAAATCCTCGGTTCCGACGAAGTGGTGGAAATCCGTGAGTTCAACGAAAAGCACTTGGACGTGCAGGAGGCGAAAGCGATATAA
- a CDS encoding methyl-accepting chemotaxis protein, whose product MSKRFNYPKELNVQFLLSIFLFSFVFLAGGGAILYFIWSSPSTSSVPVALFILFISASVVYLIFGILRDRNVNRKYLLESRNRMLTSFYTVHSVMNLIINLFMLLEKVRLPGEDSFVDVKFEKLRSNIYKIKETLLSFAEYEEMLAHPETVNEELIEKGLKEINSTFYSINENIIAAMNDFVEAFFGKRENIKKSSSSMATLIYFLANIIPIISDLSSSSNRFSREVILQVIAQFEEIASFSNRITDDIQVTMSDLMNENNEDSLAFIIKRAHSVVEDFDTFYKSMDSLKDVSNHFVDTSVDKLKNISDIANSIEEIAETIKVISLNVSIEAANTGNIGKGFQVLARDLRQFAHTTMQFAQDVKNRVQETMLTTENLKTGYLQNMESVYRYGDEIKQSIESFERIIIKSFDKIRGIIDTLRGFSSRIDTGIKDVVGKLQYYDITSQEVEHLSQFIEQIFKISSSRIDEFQIDKILGNDSRLSIKKEILDTVNNIITTKNEREIYDTYTKIFGMRSEEINIDNKVGDDLGVNLSDQTVPGTSNADDIIIF is encoded by the coding sequence ATGAGCAAACGGTTTAATTATCCCAAAGAATTGAATGTACAATTCTTACTTTCCATATTTCTTTTCAGTTTTGTCTTTCTGGCCGGCGGCGGAGCTATTCTATATTTTATATGGTCCTCGCCCTCAACCAGTTCAGTTCCCGTAGCCTTATTCATACTATTTATTTCCGCCTCCGTAGTGTATCTGATTTTCGGTATCCTTCGTGACAGAAACGTCAACCGGAAATACCTGCTCGAATCCCGTAACCGGATGCTGACCTCGTTTTATACCGTCCACTCCGTGATGAACCTGATTATCAACCTGTTCATGCTCTTAGAAAAAGTCCGCCTGCCCGGTGAAGATTCTTTTGTCGACGTCAAGTTCGAGAAACTCAGATCGAACATCTATAAAATTAAAGAAACCCTGCTCTCATTCGCGGAATACGAGGAGATGCTGGCTCATCCCGAAACAGTCAACGAGGAACTGATTGAGAAAGGGCTGAAAGAGATTAACAGTACTTTTTACTCGATCAACGAAAACATCATTGCCGCTATGAATGATTTCGTGGAAGCCTTCTTCGGTAAACGCGAAAACATTAAGAAGAGTTCCTCCTCCATGGCGACACTGATCTATTTCCTCGCGAATATCATTCCCATTATCTCCGACCTGTCCTCCTCGTCGAACCGTTTTTCCCGCGAGGTCATCCTGCAGGTGATCGCACAATTCGAGGAGATCGCCAGTTTCAGCAACCGGATTACCGATGATATTCAGGTAACCATGTCCGACCTGATGAACGAGAATAACGAGGACAGTCTGGCGTTTATTATCAAGCGCGCCCATTCGGTCGTCGAGGATTTCGATACGTTCTATAAGAGTATGGATTCCCTCAAGGATGTATCCAACCACTTTGTCGATACGAGCGTGGACAAGTTAAAAAATATCTCCGATATCGCCAATTCCATCGAGGAGATCGCGGAGACTATCAAGGTGATTTCCCTAAATGTGAGTATCGAGGCGGCGAACACGGGAAATATCGGTAAGGGGTTCCAGGTATTGGCGCGCGACCTCCGGCAGTTCGCGCATACCACTATGCAATTCGCGCAGGATGTGAAAAACCGCGTGCAGGAAACCATGCTCACGACGGAGAACCTCAAGACCGGATACCTCCAGAATATGGAGTCGGTTTACCGTTACGGGGACGAGATCAAGCAGTCGATCGAGTCGTTCGAACGGATCATCATCAAATCGTTCGATAAGATCCGCGGGATAATCGATACCCTGCGCGGATTCTCCAGCCGGATCGATACGGGTATTAAGGATGTCGTGGGAAAGCTCCAGTATTACGATATTACCAGCCAGGAAGTGGAGCACCTCAGCCAGTTTATCGAGCAGATTTTCAAGATATCCAGCTCGCGTATCGACGAATTCCAGATCGACAAGATCCTCGGCAACGATTCCCGTCTGTCGATTAAAAAGGAGATCCTCGATACGGTCAATAATATTATCACCACCAAGAACGAACGTGAAATATACGATACCTATACGAAAATTTTCGGGATGCGTTCGGAAGAGATAAATATCGATAACAAGGTAGGTGATGATTTAGGTGTCAATCTATCCGATCAGACGGTTCCGGGCACTTCGAACGCCGACGATATCATTATTTTCTAA
- a CDS encoding response regulator: MSILIVDDSGVVRSVVKKSLDLYGYKDVLEAEDGVDAMNKIKSIYQSIELYVLDVNMPNMDGITLIGEIRQLDTATPIVMLTTESDKQKMVQAKNKGATGWIIKPFDADKFIKVVEMFLKK, translated from the coding sequence ATGTCCATTTTAATCGTAGACGATTCAGGGGTGGTCAGGAGCGTAGTTAAGAAATCGCTCGATCTTTACGGATATAAAGACGTTCTCGAGGCGGAGGACGGCGTGGACGCGATGAATAAAATTAAAAGTATCTATCAATCCATCGAGCTGTACGTGCTCGATGTCAATATGCCGAATATGGACGGAATCACGCTGATCGGCGAGATTCGCCAGCTCGATACCGCCACGCCGATTGTGATGCTGACTACCGAATCGGACAAACAGAAAATGGTACAGGCGAAGAACAAGGGGGCGACCGGATGGATCATCAAACCGTTTGATGCGGACAAGTTCATCAAAGTGGTGGAGATGTTCCTGAAGAAGTAA
- a CDS encoding methyl-accepting chemotaxis protein: protein MLKNMSLTAKLMTGFIVVAILTGGVGALGWIGISSLSNEIASLGKKSIPSIANLYQVETGQLEIKVAVRTLISGYISDEDIKRQYTNVAIARTAYNYALSNYILLAHTEEEKQLFDSFMEKLKEEAVVNNEYFALVNDLHYVQNIDKQEISIRLAEAALKGNIQTVFNEALARLDKLIEYVMDYYGVQEVNHSISIADTLNIVIISAAAGGFILALILGIVLSSSISKPVNVITSDLFSSAGSLESAAGQVSSSSQELSSGASELASSVEEMTSSLEELQSIIESNTKNITQGSGMIGGAYKGAADSVKLMQDLSEAHEEIDQNSQKVAKVIKVIDDIAFQTNILALNAAVEAARAGDAGRGFAVVADQVKSLAQKSADAAKETAQLIENAINSVKTGKDMGAKVLENANASGELMEKVKTIMDEINKASQEQLKGANQVTKAVSQINTVVQQTASTSEETAAAGEELLSQSEVLNEVVEKLNAIVRGAGQAQTLAAEARAKKAKHQEHKIHLIEHKRDENPAEAKKAVQLSHKDEGVDIIRPEDKIPMDDFKDF from the coding sequence ATGTTAAAGAACATGAGCCTTACGGCAAAACTGATGACCGGGTTTATTGTTGTGGCAATCCTGACAGGTGGCGTTGGAGCATTGGGATGGATTGGGATTTCTTCTTTATCGAATGAAATTGCTAGTCTAGGGAAAAAGAGTATTCCCAGTATTGCAAATCTTTATCAAGTCGAAACAGGGCAGCTTGAAATCAAAGTCGCGGTTCGTACCCTGATTTCCGGGTATATTTCCGATGAGGATATAAAACGGCAATATACGAATGTCGCTATAGCCCGCACGGCGTATAACTATGCTTTGTCGAATTATATCCTTCTCGCGCATACCGAAGAAGAAAAGCAGCTTTTTGACTCGTTTATGGAAAAATTGAAAGAAGAAGCCGTTGTAAATAACGAATATTTCGCGCTGGTGAATGACCTTCATTATGTCCAGAATATTGATAAGCAGGAAATCTCGATCCGGTTGGCAGAAGCGGCATTGAAGGGAAATATTCAAACAGTTTTCAATGAAGCTCTCGCACGGTTAGATAAACTCATTGAGTATGTAATGGATTATTACGGGGTGCAGGAAGTGAATCATTCGATTTCAATAGCCGATACATTGAACATCGTTATTATTTCGGCTGCGGCGGGGGGATTTATCCTCGCCCTGATACTAGGCATCGTTCTTTCATCGTCCATCTCCAAACCGGTTAATGTCATCACGAGCGACCTGTTCAGTTCGGCGGGAAGCCTCGAATCGGCGGCGGGCCAGGTATCGTCGTCGAGCCAGGAACTGTCGAGCGGGGCGTCGGAGCTCGCGTCGTCGGTGGAGGAGATGACCTCGTCTCTCGAGGAGCTCCAGTCCATCATCGAATCGAATACTAAAAATATCACGCAGGGAAGCGGTATGATCGGGGGCGCGTATAAAGGCGCCGCCGACAGCGTGAAACTGATGCAGGATTTAAGTGAAGCGCACGAGGAGATCGACCAGAACAGCCAGAAGGTCGCGAAGGTGATCAAGGTGATCGACGATATCGCGTTCCAGACGAACATCCTCGCGCTGAACGCGGCGGTCGAGGCGGCGCGCGCCGGGGACGCCGGACGAGGGTTCGCGGTGGTGGCCGACCAGGTGAAGAGTCTCGCGCAGAAGAGCGCGGACGCCGCTAAGGAGACCGCCCAACTGATCGAGAACGCGATCAACAGTGTGAAGACCGGAAAAGATATGGGCGCTAAGGTGCTCGAGAACGCGAACGCGTCGGGCGAACTGATGGAGAAAGTGAAGACGATTATGGACGAGATCAATAAAGCGTCGCAGGAGCAGCTGAAGGGCGCGAACCAGGTGACGAAGGCGGTGAGCCAGATCAACACGGTCGTCCAGCAGACGGCGTCCACATCGGAGGAGACTGCGGCGGCGGGCGAGGAACTTCTGAGCCAGTCGGAGGTACTCAACGAAGTAGTGGAAAAACTGAACGCGATCGTCCGTGGCGCGGGACAGGCGCAAACCCTTGCCGCGGAAGCGCGCGCGAAGAAGGCGAAGCATCAGGAGCATAAGATACACCTGATCGAGCACAAGAGGGACGAGAATCCCGCCGAGGCGAAGAAGGCAGTCCAGTTATCGCACAAGGACGAGGGAGTGGATATCATCCGCCCGGAGGACAAGATACCGATGGACGATTTCAAGGATTTCTAG